Proteins encoded within one genomic window of Amorphoplanes friuliensis DSM 7358:
- a CDS encoding cold-shock protein: MAVGTVKWFNADKGFGFITQDGGAPDVFAHFSAIASDGYRTLEENQRVEFDIEQGQKGLQAANIRPI; the protein is encoded by the coding sequence ATGGCTGTCGGCACAGTGAAGTGGTTCAACGCGGACAAGGGCTTCGGCTTCATCACCCAGGACGGCGGTGCGCCGGACGTGTTCGCTCACTTCTCCGCCATCGCCTCTGACGGGTACCGCACCCTCGAAGAGAACCAGCGGGTCGAGTTCGACATCGAGCAGGGCCAGAAGGGCCTGCAGGCGGCGAACATCCGTCCCATCTGA
- a CDS encoding ricin-type beta-trefoil lectin domain protein: MSRPVKVLGVIAVAVTAVGLSPFTSFAAETPEPAAPTAASTFDMAPGMAAAMRRDLKLTDDQIASRLATEAAAPVVEKRLRAQLGKTFAGAWIPSGSERLTVAVTDPKAAATVRAEGAEVKIVDRSAGDLEAARQRLDKNAAEAKGTAIRGWYVDVATNRVVVMAKPGTAAAARKFAKDSGAGTVTVVDAAEAPRPLYDIRGGDQYVINGNTLCSVGFSVAGGFVTAGHCGGVNSPTLGYNNVSQGTFAGSSFPGNDYAWVRTNGNWTPQPWVNNYAGGNVTVAGSQDAAIGSSVCRSGRTSGWRCGTILGRNETIVYSQGAVSGLSRSNACAEPGDSGGSWISGNQAQGVTSGGSGNCSSGGTMWFQPVNEILGVYGLSLTTTGGGSSGQSIVSNWNNKCLDVPNSNFSDGVLVQMWNCNNSGAQKWAAVNGTLQTSNNKCLDIPWGSTASGVELQIVGCNGNPAQQFVLSAAGDLVNPQANKCLDIKDWNGNDGARIQLWDCGGTLNQKWRRV, translated from the coding sequence ATGTCCCGTCCCGTCAAGGTGCTCGGCGTCATCGCCGTCGCCGTCACCGCCGTCGGCCTCTCACCGTTCACAAGTTTTGCCGCCGAGACACCCGAGCCGGCCGCACCCACCGCGGCTTCGACATTCGACATGGCTCCGGGCATGGCAGCTGCGATGCGCCGCGACCTGAAGCTCACGGACGACCAGATCGCCTCCCGCCTCGCCACCGAGGCGGCGGCACCGGTGGTGGAGAAGCGGCTCCGCGCCCAGCTCGGCAAGACCTTCGCCGGCGCCTGGATCCCGTCCGGTTCGGAGCGGCTCACCGTCGCCGTCACCGATCCGAAGGCGGCAGCCACCGTCCGCGCCGAGGGTGCGGAGGTCAAGATCGTGGATCGGAGCGCCGGCGACCTCGAGGCCGCCCGTCAGCGCCTCGACAAGAACGCCGCCGAGGCGAAGGGCACGGCGATCCGGGGCTGGTACGTCGACGTCGCCACCAACCGGGTCGTCGTCATGGCAAAGCCCGGCACCGCGGCAGCGGCCCGCAAGTTCGCGAAGGACAGCGGCGCCGGCACGGTCACCGTCGTCGACGCCGCCGAGGCACCCCGCCCCCTGTACGACATCCGCGGCGGTGACCAGTACGTGATCAACGGCAACACGCTCTGCTCGGTCGGCTTCTCGGTCGCGGGCGGTTTTGTCACCGCCGGCCACTGCGGGGGTGTCAACAGCCCGACGCTCGGTTACAACAACGTCTCGCAGGGCACCTTCGCCGGTTCCTCGTTCCCGGGCAACGACTACGCCTGGGTGCGGACCAACGGCAACTGGACGCCGCAGCCGTGGGTGAACAACTACGCGGGTGGCAACGTCACCGTGGCGGGCTCGCAGGACGCGGCGATCGGCAGCTCGGTCTGCCGCTCCGGCCGGACCTCCGGCTGGCGCTGCGGCACGATCCTGGGCCGCAACGAGACCATCGTCTACTCCCAGGGGGCGGTCTCCGGCCTCTCCCGCAGCAACGCGTGCGCCGAGCCGGGCGACTCCGGCGGCTCCTGGATCTCCGGCAACCAGGCGCAGGGTGTCACCTCGGGCGGCTCGGGCAACTGCTCCTCCGGCGGCACCATGTGGTTCCAGCCCGTCAACGAGATCCTCGGTGTCTACGGCCTCTCGCTGACCACCACGGGCGGCGGCAGCAGCGGCCAGTCGATCGTGAGCAACTGGAACAACAAGTGCCTCGACGTGCCGAACTCGAACTTCTCCGACGGCGTCCTGGTGCAGATGTGGAACTGCAACAACAGCGGCGCGCAGAAGTGGGCCGCCGTCAACGGCACGCTCCAGACGTCGAACAACAAGTGCCTCGACATCCCCTGGGGCTCGACCGCGAGCGGAGTGGAGCTCCAGATCGTCGGCTGCAACGGCAACCCGGCTCAGCAGTTCGTGCTCTCGGCGGCGGGTGATCTTGTCAACCCGCAGGCGAACAAGTGCCTCGACATCAAGGACTGGAACGGCAACGACGGCGCCCGGATCCAGTTGTGGGACTGCGGTGGCACCCTGAACCAGAAGTGGCGACGCGTTTAA
- a CDS encoding beta-1,3-glucanase family protein, protein MRRKRTLILSVAAVVAAAGTAWIALPASAAAATAAFTKTSDWGTGWQGDVTITNGGSSAMTSWKVEFDLPAGGTIGSFWEAEMVASGSHRTFTNRSWNGNVPVGGKVSFGLVGAGGTPLNCLLNGQPCGGGGPTAPTTAPTTRPTTVAPTKPPTTAPTTKPPTTSPTTPPTTDPSVPPASSLLPVKITNNTGRNDAVFLYLLGVNLTTGKLGYVNSGGAFTNWTGGQPTPVPAPDVSIPGPANGSSTTIKMPKNLSGRLYMSFGKKLDFRLSTDGLVQPAPWAGADPNKDILFDWSEFTLNDSGLWLNSSQVDMFAVPHVVSVQGGNGVTTKTGEVKAGGRQKVIDQVKAQAGFEKTVYTRSDGTVLRVLAPGKAADGGQFSPTYLDPYITSAWNAYTGKNLTVVPFGDQPNTKFFGRTSGNVMNFTDSTGKTVASFTKPSTANVWGCDGALGAPNDLVVGPIARTLCAAMHRTTLGTLDTQPSGTAADFYKGNLTNHYSRIIHEQMVDGKAYGFAFDDVQNQESLVHSGDPRQAGIIMTPF, encoded by the coding sequence ATGCGCCGCAAGCGAACACTCATCCTCTCCGTGGCCGCCGTCGTGGCAGCCGCGGGGACCGCCTGGATCGCCCTCCCGGCATCCGCGGCCGCGGCCACCGCCGCCTTCACGAAAACCTCCGACTGGGGCACCGGCTGGCAGGGCGACGTCACGATCACCAACGGCGGCTCGTCCGCCATGACGTCCTGGAAGGTCGAGTTCGACCTCCCCGCCGGCGGCACGATCGGCAGCTTCTGGGAGGCCGAGATGGTCGCCAGCGGCAGCCACCGGACCTTCACCAACCGGTCCTGGAACGGCAACGTGCCGGTCGGCGGCAAGGTCTCGTTCGGCCTGGTCGGTGCCGGTGGAACCCCGCTGAACTGCCTGCTCAACGGTCAGCCCTGCGGTGGTGGCGGCCCGACGGCGCCCACGACGGCGCCGACGACCCGGCCCACCACGGTCGCGCCGACAAAGCCCCCGACCACCGCACCCACCACCAAGCCGCCGACGACGTCGCCCACCACGCCGCCGACGACCGACCCGAGCGTCCCGCCGGCCTCGAGCCTGCTGCCGGTCAAGATCACGAACAACACCGGCCGCAACGACGCCGTCTTCCTCTACCTGCTGGGCGTCAACCTCACCACCGGCAAGCTCGGGTACGTGAACAGTGGTGGCGCGTTCACCAACTGGACCGGCGGACAGCCCACACCGGTGCCGGCGCCCGACGTGTCGATCCCCGGCCCGGCCAACGGCTCCAGCACCACGATCAAGATGCCGAAGAACCTGTCCGGCCGCCTGTACATGTCGTTCGGCAAGAAGCTGGACTTCCGGCTCAGCACCGACGGCCTCGTGCAGCCCGCACCGTGGGCCGGCGCCGACCCCAACAAGGACATCCTGTTCGACTGGAGCGAGTTCACGCTCAACGACTCGGGCCTGTGGCTGAACAGCTCGCAGGTCGACATGTTCGCCGTTCCGCACGTCGTGTCGGTGCAGGGCGGCAACGGCGTCACCACGAAGACCGGTGAGGTCAAGGCCGGCGGCCGCCAGAAGGTCATCGACCAGGTCAAGGCGCAGGCGGGCTTCGAGAAGACGGTCTACACCCGCTCCGACGGGACCGTGCTGCGGGTGCTCGCACCGGGCAAGGCGGCCGACGGCGGACAGTTCAGCCCGACGTACCTGGACCCGTACATCACCTCGGCGTGGAACGCGTACACCGGCAAGAACCTGACCGTGGTGCCGTTCGGTGACCAGCCGAACACCAAGTTCTTCGGGCGTACCTCGGGCAACGTCATGAACTTCACCGACAGCACCGGCAAGACGGTGGCGTCGTTCACCAAGCCCTCCACCGCCAACGTGTGGGGCTGCGACGGGGCCCTGGGCGCACCGAACGACCTGGTCGTCGGCCCGATCGCCCGGACGCTCTGCGCCGCCATGCACCGCACCACGCTCGGCACGCTGGACACCCAGCCCAGCGGCACGGCCGCCGACTTCTACAAGGGCAACCTGACCAACCACTACTCGCGGATCATCCACGAGCAGATGGTGGACGGTAAGGCGTACGGCTTCGCCTTCGACGACGTGCAGAACCAGGAGTCGCTCGTGCACTCCGGCGACCCGCGCCAGGCCGGCATCATCATGACGCCGTTCTGA